One genomic window of Ziziphus jujuba cultivar Dongzao chromosome 4, ASM3175591v1 includes the following:
- the LOC112491413 gene encoding replication protein A 70 kDa DNA-binding subunit B, which translates to MVREVKLIKDIQAQQRGWTIKVVIIEKAMPRVSKSSPNKYQRLILADEEGNKIQATIYGGDIHIFRDTLIIGKNYYISNAWVKEIGAQYQIVQNNLQWTINGRTIVEEVTGDSEIIVPAVYSFVPFSRLHTYIDSLSHVGICDWNSD; encoded by the exons ATGGTTAGAGAAGTAAAGCTAATCAAGGATATTCAAGCTCAACAAAGAGGTTGGACAATAAAAGTGGTGATTATTGAGAAAGCAATGCCACGAGTTTCTAAATCAAGTCCAAACAAATATCAAAGGTTAATCTTAGCTGATGAAGAA GGTAATAAGATCCAGGCCACAATATATGGTGGAGACATCCACATCTTCCGAGACACACTCataattgggaaaaattattatatttctaatgCTTGGGTTAAAGAAATTGGTGCACAGTATCAGATTGTTCAAAATAATTTGCAATGGACTATAAATGGTCGAACCATTGTGGAAGAAGTGACTGGAGATTCAGAGATAATTGTGCCTGCTGTTTATAGCTTTGTCCCGTTCTCACGACTACACACTTATATTGACTCTCTTTCCCACGTCGGTAT ATGTGATTGGAATAGCGATTGA
- the LOC107417366 gene encoding uncharacterized protein LOC107417366 — protein MATTRLLRSSKPLNFPSSSSSPPSSSQATMVRCLNNGEKRVVGGSCSSTGHHDHDHQHLYHHQRNQTVAVKASLSTSENVMTASKPKEVQIGGILEYLVSVILNANHAVLVFLRNTFRQKSLKHRLQMAIEKMIIDCRFFTLFAVGGSLIGSVLCFLEGCFTILESYFRYFHALSEKSDQGHVVELLIEAIDMFLVGTAMLMFGFGLYAMFVGSNIIKEKGSTLSGSNLFGLFYMKMVPAWVEMQTVSQAKSKIGHAMMMILQVGVLQKFKSIPLVTGLDLACFAGAVFLSSACIFVLSRISYSSTDGY, from the exons ATGGCAACCACTAGATTGTTACGGTCCTCTAAACCTTTgaattttccttcttcttcttcttctccgcCGTCTTCGTCTCAGGCGACGATGGTTAGGTGTCTGAACAACGGAGAGAAAAGAGTTGTTGGTGGGAGCTGTAGTAGTACTGGTcatcatgatcatgatcatcagCATCTTTATCATCATCAGAGGAATCAAACGGTGGCCGTAAAGGCTTCCCTTTCCACTTCGGAGAATGTTATGACAGCGTCCAAACCAAAGGAGGTTCAGATTGGAGGAATCTTAGAATATTTGGTTTCTGTGATTCTAAATGCAAACCATGCTGTCCTTGTTTTCTTGAGAAACACTTTCAGACAAAAAAGTCTTAAGCATCGACTCCAGATGGCCATTGAAAAG ATGATTATTGACTGTCGATTTTTTACATTGTTTGCTGTTGGAGGCTCATTGATCGGTTCTGTATTATGTTTCCTTGAG GGATGTTTTACAATTTTAGAGTCATATTTCCGGTATTTCCATGCATTATCAGAAAAATCGGATCAAGGACATGTAGTGGAGCTACTTATTGAAGCCATAG ATATGTTCCTAGTAGGAACAGCCATGCTAATGTTCGGGTTTGGCTTGTATGCCATGTTTGTTGGATCAAATATCATCAAAGAAAAAGGTTCAACACTTTCTGGATCGAACTTGTTCGGTCTCTTCTATATGaag ATGGTTCCTGCATGGGTTGAAATGCAAACAGTATCGCAAGCAAAATCGAAAATTGGACATGCAATGATGATGATACTGCAAGTGGGAGTGCTACAGAAGTTCAAAAGCATACCATTGGTTACTGGTTTGGATCTTGCATGTTTTGCTGGAGCTGTGTTTCTTTCATCAGCTTGTATCTTTGTTCTTTCCAGAATCTCTTACAGCAGTACGGACGGATATTAG